A window of the Streptomyces albireticuli genome harbors these coding sequences:
- a CDS encoding tetratricopeptide repeat protein: MELMGDRTRLWETGRLVEAPGDGSEQEVPYARTADSADAGDPADLELETARRRAAETGDPAALSMLGALLLRRGDLDGAERHLRAATADGDRSAANNLGVLLHQRGYADEAAGWWRIAAVAGSAAAAHALGRYHRERGDEPAAEYWLRQSAESGHALGAYALADLLEHRSDVGAERWFRAAAERGHREAAYRLARILGGRAPRARSGGLGPGGVETSVRELRAAAADSRDGGPAGEAEQWYRQAAARGHRRAALHLGTLLEGRGEIQEAARWYLTSAKDGEARAACALGFLLRDAGDTDSAAVWWRRAAQDGDGNAANALGALHADRGESGEAERWYRAALDAGDINGAYNLGLLCAEQGRTAQAEQWYRRAAYAGHKEAANALAVLLLQGGDAAGAEPWFSKAAEAGSVDAAFNLGILYAGRDEDQQAFQWYERAATAGHTDAALQVAMALMRDGDEEAAERHLRVAVRGGNAEAAFRLGALLDRDDDAREECEEWYGKAARQGHRRAQVRLGMLVAERGDVVEAAHWYREAAEAGSRNGAFNLGLLLAREGSEPEAALWWARAAEAGHGRAALRLALLAARRGDLTEGRHWCDCAVELGPAEVSERAARLRDALQQELTA; this comes from the coding sequence ATGGAGCTTATGGGGGACAGGACGAGGCTGTGGGAGACAGGTCGGCTTGTAGAAGCTCCCGGTGACGGGAGCGAACAGGAAGTGCCGTACGCCCGGACGGCGGATTCGGCCGACGCGGGCGACCCCGCCGACCTCGAGCTGGAGACTGCCCGCCGCCGTGCCGCGGAGACCGGTGACCCCGCCGCCCTGAGCATGCTCGGCGCCCTGCTGCTGCGCCGTGGCGACCTCGACGGGGCCGAGCGTCACCTGAGGGCCGCGACCGCCGACGGCGACCGCTCGGCCGCCAACAACCTGGGCGTCCTGCTGCACCAGCGGGGCTACGCCGACGAGGCCGCCGGCTGGTGGCGCATCGCCGCCGTCGCCGGTTCCGCCGCCGCCGCGCACGCCCTCGGCCGCTACCACCGCGAGCGCGGCGACGAGCCCGCCGCCGAGTACTGGCTGCGCCAGTCGGCGGAGTCCGGGCACGCCCTCGGCGCGTACGCCCTCGCCGACCTGCTGGAGCACCGCAGCGACGTCGGCGCCGAGCGCTGGTTCCGGGCCGCCGCCGAGCGGGGCCACCGCGAGGCGGCGTACCGCCTGGCACGCATCCTGGGCGGCCGCGCGCCGCGCGCCCGCTCCGGCGGCCTCGGCCCCGGCGGCGTGGAGACCTCCGTCCGCGAGCTGCGGGCCGCCGCGGCCGACAGCCGGGACGGCGGGCCGGCCGGCGAGGCCGAGCAGTGGTACCGGCAGGCGGCCGCCCGCGGCCACCGCCGCGCCGCCCTGCACCTGGGCACGCTCCTGGAGGGCCGCGGCGAGATCCAGGAGGCCGCCCGCTGGTATCTGACGTCCGCCAAGGACGGCGAGGCGCGGGCCGCCTGCGCGCTCGGCTTCCTGCTGCGCGACGCCGGTGACACCGACAGCGCCGCCGTCTGGTGGCGCCGCGCCGCCCAGGACGGCGACGGCAACGCCGCCAACGCCCTGGGCGCCCTGCACGCCGACCGCGGCGAGTCCGGCGAGGCCGAGCGCTGGTACCGCGCGGCCCTGGACGCCGGTGACATCAACGGCGCCTACAACCTCGGCCTGCTCTGCGCGGAGCAGGGCCGCACGGCCCAGGCCGAGCAGTGGTACCGCCGCGCGGCCTACGCCGGGCACAAGGAGGCGGCCAACGCCCTGGCCGTGCTGCTGCTCCAGGGCGGTGACGCCGCCGGCGCCGAGCCGTGGTTCTCCAAGGCCGCGGAGGCCGGCAGCGTCGACGCCGCCTTCAACCTGGGCATCCTCTACGCCGGCCGGGACGAGGACCAGCAGGCCTTCCAGTGGTACGAGCGCGCCGCCACCGCGGGTCACACCGACGCCGCCCTCCAGGTCGCCATGGCCTTGATGCGGGACGGCGACGAGGAGGCCGCCGAGCGCCATCTGCGGGTCGCCGTGCGCGGCGGCAACGCCGAGGCCGCCTTCCGGCTGGGCGCCCTCCTCGACCGCGACGACGACGCGCGCGAGGAGTGCGAGGAGTGGTACGGCAAGGCGGCCCGGCAGGGCCACCGGCGCGCCCAGGTCCGGCTCGGCATGCTCGTCGCCGAGCGGGGCGACGTGGTGGAGGCCGCGCACTGGTACCGCGAGGCCGCGGAGGCGGGCAGCCGTAACGGCGCCTTCAACCTCGGCCTGCTCCTGGCCCGCGAGGGCAGCGAGCCGGAGGCGGCCTTGTGGTGGGCCCGCGCGGCCGAGGCGGGCCACGGCCGCGCCGCCCTGCGGCTGGCCCTGCTGGCGGCCCGGCGCGGTGATCTCACGGAGGGCAGGCACTGGTGCGACTGCGCCGTGGAGCTGGGCCCGGCGGAGGTCTCGGAGCGGGCGGCGCGCTTGCGCGACGCCTTGCAGCAGGAGCTGACGGCCTGA
- a CDS encoding PPA1309 family protein, with protein sequence MSSTSSLPDPHDASDAAVPNTPMAASPLTRAVLEIDEYASTLGWDQPARLFALVDTAKLRAQEPGLAAQLGLDADAKAGSYTPIEQDEVPAGTPLDKFLGTIAWPDAVTGCALTVERLMLPPSAEGTVPNGLNEKQLAKWVAAHPDRQEVRMTVAVLRDGARESAVRLREKDTPTEVLTGADLVPGLAEALSATFAD encoded by the coding sequence ATGTCCAGCACTTCCAGCCTTCCCGACCCCCACGACGCCTCCGACGCCGCCGTGCCGAACACCCCCATGGCGGCCAGCCCGCTGACCCGCGCCGTCCTCGAGATCGACGAGTACGCCTCCACCCTCGGCTGGGACCAGCCGGCCCGGCTGTTCGCCCTCGTCGACACCGCCAAGCTGCGCGCCCAGGAGCCCGGCCTCGCCGCCCAGCTCGGCCTCGACGCCGACGCCAAGGCCGGCTCGTACACCCCGATCGAGCAGGACGAGGTGCCCGCCGGCACGCCGCTGGACAAGTTCCTCGGCACGATCGCCTGGCCCGACGCGGTGACCGGGTGCGCCCTGACCGTGGAGCGCCTGATGCTGCCGCCGTCCGCCGAGGGCACCGTGCCCAACGGCCTGAACGAGAAGCAGCTCGCCAAGTGGGTCGCCGCCCACCCGGACCGCCAGGAGGTCCGGATGACGGTGGCGGTGCTGCGCGACGGCGCCCGCGAGTCCGCGGTACGGCTGCGCGAGAAGGACACCCCGACCGAGGTGCTGACCGGCGCCGATCTGGTGCCGGGGCTGGCCGAGGCGCTGTCGGCCACGTTCGCCGACTGA
- a CDS encoding SDR family oxidoreductase — protein sequence MSSPDREVRAARNGSARDTTRPHARRPVVAVTGAARGVGALLTQRLAASEEVRRVVAIDERRGDVAEAQWHVLDVRDPAIAEKLRGADVVVHLALDLDLETDAAARTAYNVRGTQTVLTAAAAAGVHRVVLCTSAMVYGALPDNDVPLAEDAELRATAEATGVGDLLEIERLARRAPRAHPGLNVTVLRPAVLVGGTDTALTRYFESPRLLVVAGSRPTWQFCHVDDLVSALEFAALEKAEGELAVGCDGWLEQEEVEELTGIRRMELPSAVALGAASRLHRLGLTPSPAGDLEYTMHPWVVSGSRLHAAGWRPRWTNEEVLAELLAEVAGRHTVAGRRLGRKDATAAGAAGATVALLGTAALVRRARKARRRL from the coding sequence GTGAGTTCCCCCGACCGAGAAGTTCGCGCAGCGCGAAACGGTTCCGCGCGAGACACCACGCGCCCGCATGCCCGGCGACCCGTCGTCGCGGTCACCGGCGCCGCCCGCGGCGTCGGCGCGCTGCTCACGCAGCGCCTCGCCGCCTCCGAGGAGGTCAGGCGGGTCGTGGCCATCGACGAGCGGCGCGGCGACGTGGCCGAGGCGCAGTGGCATGTGCTGGACGTGCGCGACCCCGCCATCGCCGAGAAGCTGCGCGGCGCCGACGTCGTGGTGCACCTCGCCCTCGACCTGGACCTGGAGACCGACGCCGCCGCCCGCACCGCCTACAACGTCCGGGGCACCCAGACCGTGCTCACGGCCGCCGCGGCCGCCGGGGTGCACCGGGTGGTGCTCTGCACCTCCGCCATGGTCTACGGCGCCCTCCCGGACAACGACGTGCCCCTCGCCGAGGACGCCGAGCTCCGCGCCACCGCCGAGGCGACGGGAGTGGGCGACCTCCTTGAGATAGAGCGGCTCGCCAGGCGTGCGCCCCGCGCGCACCCCGGCCTGAACGTCACCGTGCTGCGCCCGGCCGTCCTCGTCGGCGGCACCGACACGGCACTGACCCGTTACTTCGAGTCACCGCGCCTCCTGGTCGTCGCCGGGTCCCGGCCCACCTGGCAGTTCTGCCACGTGGACGACCTGGTGAGCGCCCTGGAGTTCGCCGCCCTGGAGAAGGCCGAGGGGGAGCTCGCGGTCGGCTGCGACGGCTGGCTGGAGCAGGAGGAGGTCGAGGAGCTCACCGGCATCCGGCGCATGGAGCTGCCCTCCGCCGTCGCGCTCGGCGCCGCCTCCCGGCTGCACCGCCTGGGCCTGACCCCCTCGCCCGCGGGCGACCTGGAATACACGATGCACCCCTGGGTGGTCAGCGGCAGCAGGCTGCACGCCGCCGGCTGGCGGCCCCGCTGGACCAACGAGGAGGTCCTCGCGGAGCTGCTGGCGGAGGTCGCCGGCCGGCACACGGTCGCGGGCCGCCGCCTCGGGCGCAAGGACGCCACCGCCGCGGGCGCCGCGGGGGCGACCGTGGCACTGCTCGGCACCGCCGCCCTGGTCCGTCGCGCCCGTAAGGCGCGCCGCAGGCTCTGA
- a CDS encoding PDZ domain-containing protein: MPRRTATMLASLLTLIALLCAGVLIPVPYSEMSPGPTYNTLGEHDGEPVLQISGRKTYPTSGHLNMTTVRVTGSQYRMNLVEAIAGWIGHDNLVVPHSTLYPDDKTPDQLNQETAEEFSQSQESAKVAALKQLDIPVGTRIVVASVVKGSPAEGKLHAGDVIKSVDGKEIKQPGDVAKLVTGHKPGENVTFVIVPAKEAAAAEKERREPKGEQTVTLTTGKAPDDKRAIVGIQAGTDHTFPFTINIKLTDVGGPSAGLMFALGIVDKLTPDDLTGGKFVAGTGTIDENGKVGPIGGIEMKTVGARSKGARYFLTPKANCAAAAKDVPSGLTLVKVDTIDDAMKSLEKIRKGDAAGLPQCSRS; the protein is encoded by the coding sequence ATGCCCCGCCGCACCGCGACGATGCTCGCCTCCCTCCTGACGCTGATCGCGCTGCTCTGCGCCGGGGTGCTGATCCCCGTGCCGTATTCGGAGATGTCGCCGGGGCCGACGTACAACACGCTGGGTGAGCACGACGGCGAGCCGGTGCTCCAGATCTCGGGCCGTAAGACGTATCCGACCTCCGGCCACCTCAACATGACGACCGTCCGCGTCACCGGGTCCCAGTACCGGATGAACCTGGTCGAGGCGATCGCCGGCTGGATCGGCCACGACAATCTCGTCGTCCCGCACAGCACGCTCTACCCGGACGACAAGACCCCGGACCAGCTGAACCAGGAGACGGCGGAGGAGTTCAGCCAGTCCCAGGAGAGCGCCAAGGTCGCGGCGCTCAAGCAGCTGGACATCCCGGTGGGCACCCGCATCGTCGTGGCGTCCGTCGTCAAGGGCAGCCCCGCCGAGGGCAAGCTGCACGCGGGCGACGTGATCAAGTCCGTCGACGGCAAGGAGATCAAGCAGCCGGGCGACGTCGCCAAGCTGGTCACCGGGCACAAGCCGGGCGAGAACGTGACGTTCGTGATCGTGCCCGCCAAGGAGGCGGCCGCGGCGGAGAAGGAGAGGCGGGAGCCCAAGGGCGAGCAGACCGTCACCCTGACCACCGGCAAGGCGCCCGACGACAAGCGGGCGATCGTCGGGATCCAGGCGGGCACCGACCACACCTTCCCGTTCACCATCAACATCAAGCTGACGGACGTCGGCGGCCCGAGCGCGGGCCTGATGTTCGCCCTCGGGATAGTCGACAAGCTCACGCCGGACGACCTCACGGGCGGCAAGTTCGTCGCCGGTACGGGCACGATCGACGAGAACGGCAAGGTCGGGCCGATCGGCGGCATCGAGATGAAGACGGTCGGCGCGCGCTCCAAGGGCGCCCGGTACTTCCTGACGCCCAAGGCCAACTGCGCCGCGGCCGCGAAGGACGTCCCGTCGGGGCTGACCCTGGTCAAGGTCGACACCATCGACGACGCGATGAAGTCACTGGAGAAGATCCGCAAGGGCGACGCGGCGGGCCTGCCGCAGTGCTCCCGGAGCTGA
- a CDS encoding UPF0182 family protein — protein sequence MPDRGGGPSGPRIRVGRPSRRIRTLLMTLGVLAALAMLFVMFAGFWTDWLWYRSVKYSSVFTTTLGTKVGLFAVFGLLMAVVVGVNIWLAHRLRPPLSAMSMEQQSLDRYRMSIAPYKKWVLLAVSALVGLVAGASAAGQWRTWLMWINGVSFQQKDPQFHKDISFYTFDLPWYRFLLSFGFAAAVLSLIAAALVHYLYGGLRLTSPGGRATAAATGHLSVLLGLFVTLKAIAYWLDRYGLAVKSSGLKSTDGWTGLRYVDANAYLPAKTILFIIALICAVLFFATLWRRTWQLPVIGFGLMVLSAVLIGGLYPAIVQKFQVQPNEQAKEAPYIKKNITATREAYDIDGSDVKDYKGTSDVKGKDAEKLRAAANSTASLRLLDPNIVSPTFQQQQQIRGYYQFPSTLDVDRYKIDGKEQDTVIGLRELNIKGIPERNWINDHFKYTHGYGAITAKGTTTDGAGAPDFTDKNLPTEGMLKKYEQRVYYGEKTTQYSIVGGPQKELDYSSDSGEKSYSYQGKSGVSLSNPVNRAAYAVAFGEPQILYSGAIGEGSRILYNRTPKERVESVAPWLTIDGDAYPAVVDGRIQWIVDAYTTSNGYPYASRTTLGDTTADSLTTGQRAVVAQQNQVNYIRNSVKATVDAYDGTVKLYQWDTKDPVLKTWMKAFPGTVKAKSEISGTLMDHLRYPQDLFKVQRELLTRYHVTDPGTFYTGSERWQVPDDPTKSKGNAVPPYYLSMKMPGQSQQAFSLTTTFTPKSRENLGAFMAIDADAKSKDYGRIRILKLPTENPVLGPQQVQSKFNSETEIANEINILKKGDSEIEYGNLLTVPLDGGLLYVEPVYVRGNRTNYPLLKKVLVTYGDRTAFKNTLDEALAEIFGGKADSGTKPPEGTKPPEGTPQPPAESPTVKQAVKDAQTAYEAGEKALEAKDWTAYGKAQKDLKDALDRIAKAEAGGTGGSGGQDKGDKPNS from the coding sequence ATGCCGGACCGCGGCGGAGGCCCGTCAGGGCCACGGATCAGAGTTGGCCGCCCGTCCCGGCGGATCCGGACCCTGCTGATGACATTGGGCGTGCTGGCCGCACTGGCCATGCTCTTCGTCATGTTCGCCGGGTTCTGGACGGACTGGCTCTGGTACCGCTCGGTCAAGTACTCCTCGGTGTTCACCACCACCCTCGGTACCAAGGTCGGCCTGTTCGCCGTCTTCGGGCTGCTGATGGCCGTCGTGGTGGGCGTCAACATCTGGCTGGCCCACCGGCTGCGGCCGCCGCTGAGCGCGATGTCGATGGAGCAGCAGAGCCTCGACCGCTACCGCATGAGCATCGCCCCGTACAAGAAGTGGGTGCTGCTCGCGGTCTCCGCGCTCGTCGGGCTGGTCGCGGGCGCCTCCGCGGCCGGGCAGTGGCGCACCTGGCTCATGTGGATCAACGGCGTCTCCTTCCAGCAGAAGGACCCGCAGTTCCACAAGGACATCTCCTTCTACACCTTCGACCTGCCCTGGTACCGCTTCCTGCTGAGCTTCGGCTTCGCGGCGGCGGTCCTGTCGCTGATCGCCGCCGCCCTGGTGCACTACCTCTACGGCGGCCTGCGGCTGACCAGCCCCGGCGGGCGGGCCACCGCGGCGGCCACCGGGCACCTCTCGGTCCTGCTCGGCCTCTTCGTGACGCTCAAGGCCATCGCGTACTGGCTGGACCGGTACGGCCTGGCGGTGAAGTCCAGCGGGCTGAAGTCGACGGACGGCTGGACGGGTCTGCGCTATGTGGACGCCAACGCCTATCTGCCGGCCAAGACGATCCTCTTCATCATCGCGCTGATCTGCGCGGTGCTGTTCTTCGCCACGCTCTGGCGCCGCACCTGGCAGCTGCCGGTGATCGGTTTCGGTCTGATGGTGCTCTCGGCGGTGCTGATCGGCGGGCTCTACCCGGCGATCGTGCAGAAATTCCAGGTCCAGCCGAACGAGCAGGCCAAGGAAGCGCCGTACATCAAGAAGAACATCACGGCCACGCGCGAGGCCTATGACATCGACGGCTCCGATGTGAAGGACTACAAGGGCACGAGCGACGTCAAGGGCAAGGACGCGGAGAAGCTGCGCGCCGCGGCGAACTCCACGGCCAGCCTGCGGCTGCTCGACCCGAACATCGTCTCGCCGACGTTCCAGCAGCAACAGCAGATCCGTGGCTACTACCAATTCCCGTCCACCCTCGACGTCGACCGCTACAAGATCGACGGCAAGGAGCAGGACACGGTCATCGGTCTGCGCGAGCTGAACATCAAGGGCATTCCCGAGCGCAATTGGATCAACGACCACTTCAAGTACACCCACGGCTACGGCGCCATCACCGCCAAGGGCACAACGACCGACGGCGCCGGCGCCCCGGACTTCACCGACAAGAACCTGCCCACCGAGGGCATGCTCAAGAAGTACGAGCAGCGGGTCTACTACGGCGAGAAGACCACGCAGTACTCCATCGTCGGCGGCCCGCAGAAGGAGCTGGACTACTCCAGCGACAGCGGTGAGAAGAGCTATTCGTACCAGGGCAAGAGCGGCGTGAGCCTCTCCAACCCGGTCAACCGCGCCGCGTACGCGGTGGCCTTCGGCGAGCCCCAGATCCTCTACTCCGGCGCCATCGGCGAGGGCTCGCGGATCCTGTACAACCGCACGCCCAAGGAGCGCGTCGAATCCGTCGCCCCCTGGCTGACCATCGACGGCGACGCCTACCCGGCCGTGGTCGACGGCCGCATCCAGTGGATCGTGGACGCCTACACCACGAGCAACGGATATCCGTACGCCTCCCGCACCACCCTCGGTGACACCACCGCGGATTCCCTGACCACGGGGCAGCGGGCCGTGGTGGCCCAGCAGAACCAGGTCAATTACATCCGCAATTCCGTCAAGGCGACCGTGGACGCCTACGACGGCACCGTGAAGCTCTACCAGTGGGACACCAAGGACCCGGTCCTCAAGACCTGGATGAAGGCCTTCCCGGGGACGGTCAAGGCGAAGAGCGAGATCAGCGGCACGCTGATGGACCACCTGCGCTACCCGCAGGATCTCTTCAAGGTCCAGCGCGAGCTGCTCACCCGCTACCACGTCACCGACCCGGGCACCTTCTACACCGGCAGTGAGCGCTGGCAGGTCCCGGACGACCCGACCAAGAGCAAGGGCAACGCGGTCCCGCCGTACTACCTGAGCATGAAGATGCCGGGCCAGTCGCAGCAGGCCTTCTCGCTGACGACCACGTTCACCCCCAAGAGCAGGGAGAACCTGGGCGCCTTCATGGCGATCGACGCCGACGCGAAGAGCAAGGACTACGGCAGGATCAGAATTCTGAAACTGCCGACCGAGAATCCGGTGCTGGGTCCCCAGCAGGTCCAGAGCAAGTTCAACAGCGAGACGGAGATCGCCAACGAGATCAACATCCTGAAGAAGGGTGACTCGGAGATCGAGTACGGCAATCTGCTGACCGTTCCCCTGGACGGCGGACTGCTGTACGTGGAGCCGGTGTACGTGCGCGGCAACCGCACGAACTACCCGCTGCTGAAGAAGGTGCTGGTCACCTACGGCGACCGGACGGCCTTCAAGAACACCCTGGACGAGGCGCTCGCCGAGATCTTCGGCGGCAAGGCCGACAGCGGCACCAAGCCCCCGGAGGGCACCAAGCCGCCCGAGGGCACGCCGCAGCCGCCCGCGGAGAGTCCCACGGTCAAGCAGGCCGTGAAGGACGCCCAGACGGCGTACGAGGCCGGGGAGAAGGCGCTGGAGGCCAAGGACTGGACGGCCTACGGCAAGGCCCAGAAGGACCTCAAGGACGCCCTGGACCGGATCGCCAAGGCCGAGGCCGGCGGCACCGGGGGTTCCGGGGGTCAGGACAAGGGCGACAAGCCCAACAGCTGA
- a CDS encoding molybdenum cofactor biosynthesis protein MoaE translates to MDRMARTHDHPGELAAPDPVRLLAIRDTPLSVDEVFAAVGESSAGGTALFVGTVRDHDGGSGVDGLGYSAHPSAEAELRRVAEKVAADFPVRALAAVHRVGDLAIGDLAVVVAVSCPHRAEAFEACRRLIDDLKSEVPIWKHQRFSDGTEEWVGA, encoded by the coding sequence ATGGACCGCATGGCCCGCACACATGACCACCCCGGCGAGCTCGCCGCCCCGGACCCCGTCCGCCTCCTCGCGATCCGCGACACCCCGCTGTCCGTGGACGAGGTCTTCGCGGCGGTCGGCGAGTCCTCGGCGGGCGGCACCGCCCTCTTCGTGGGCACGGTCCGTGACCACGACGGCGGCTCGGGCGTCGACGGGCTCGGCTATTCCGCGCACCCCTCGGCCGAGGCGGAGCTGCGCCGGGTCGCGGAGAAGGTCGCGGCGGACTTCCCGGTACGCGCGCTGGCGGCCGTCCACCGGGTGGGCGACCTGGCCATCGGTGACCTGGCCGTGGTGGTGGCCGTCTCCTGCCCGCACCGGGCGGAGGCGTTCGAGGCCTGCCGCAGACTGATCGACGACCTCAAGAGCGAGGTGCCGATCTGGAAGCACCAGAGGTTCTCGGACGGGACAGAAGAGTGGGTGGGCGCGTAG
- a CDS encoding Fur family transcriptional regulator, producing MSDLLERLRGRGWRLTAQRRVVAEVLDGDHVHYTADEVHARAAHLLPEISRATVYNTLGELVSLGEIMEVSTDGRAKRYDPNAHHAHQHLVCSQCGTIRDVHPSGDLLAELPPEERFGFQVAAVEVTYRGLCPNCAAG from the coding sequence ATGAGTGACCTGCTGGAACGGCTCCGGGGACGCGGCTGGCGGCTGACCGCGCAGCGACGCGTCGTCGCCGAGGTCCTCGACGGGGACCATGTGCACTACACCGCGGACGAGGTGCACGCCCGGGCGGCGCATCTGCTGCCGGAGATCTCACGCGCCACGGTGTACAACACCCTCGGGGAGCTGGTCTCCCTGGGCGAGATCATGGAGGTGAGCACGGACGGACGCGCCAAGCGCTACGACCCGAACGCGCACCACGCCCACCAGCACCTGGTGTGCTCCCAGTGCGGCACGATCCGTGATGTCCACCCGTCGGGCGATCTCCTGGCGGAGCTGCCGCCGGAGGAGCGCTTCGGCTTCCAGGTCGCGGCGGTCGAGGTGACCTACCGGGGTCTGTGCCCCAACTGCGCGGCGGGCTGA
- a CDS encoding NUDIX hydrolase yields the protein MSLHDDAVRVLGAYPDQEELRGLYLEHLAAHPDGMWKPCEAGHVTASALVIDPARGKVLLTLHRKLRMWLQMGGHCEAGDATVEAAALREATEESGIAGLTLLPGGPVRLDRHPIPAPCNWHLDVQYAALVPPGAAEAISDESLELRWFAYDKVGEVADDSVVQLVKRTLERL from the coding sequence GTGAGCCTGCACGACGACGCGGTCCGGGTGCTCGGCGCGTACCCGGACCAGGAAGAGCTGCGCGGGCTCTATCTGGAGCACCTGGCGGCCCACCCGGACGGCATGTGGAAGCCCTGCGAGGCCGGGCATGTCACGGCGAGCGCGCTGGTGATCGATCCGGCGCGCGGGAAGGTGCTGCTCACGCTCCACCGCAAGCTGCGGATGTGGCTCCAGATGGGCGGCCACTGCGAGGCCGGTGACGCCACGGTGGAGGCCGCGGCGCTGCGGGAGGCGACGGAGGAGTCCGGCATCGCCGGTCTGACGCTGCTGCCGGGCGGCCCGGTGCGCCTGGACCGGCATCCGATCCCCGCGCCCTGCAACTGGCACCTGGACGTGCAGTACGCCGCGCTGGTGCCGCCGGGCGCCGCGGAGGCCATCAGCGACGAGTCGCTGGAGCTGCGCTGGTTCGCGTACGACAAGGTCGGCGAGGTCGCGGACGACTCCGTGGTCCAGCTGGTGAAGCGGACGCTGGAGCGCCTGTAG
- a CDS encoding zinc-dependent metalloprotease, which yields MSDTPFGFGLPPEEPENGGDGKKTPGGQGGQGPANPFGFGGPGGGDNPFAAMFGSSMNPGDLGAAFQQLGQMLSYEGGPVNWDMAKDIARQTVAQGTADGTKDASVTAGERSAVEEAVRLADLWLDGVTSLPSGSGTAVAWSRAEWVEATLPVWKDLVDPVAERVGAAMGDVLPEEMQAMAGPLIGMMRSMGGAMFGTQIGQAVGVLAGEVVGSTDIGLPLGPAGKAALLPVNIAALGSGLGVPQDEVRLYLALREAAHQRLFAHVPWLRSHLFGAVEGYARGIKVDTSKLEDVVGQLDPTHPEQLQEALQQGMFQPEDTPAQKAALARLETALALVEGWVDAVVHAAAAPHLPSADALRETLRRRRASGGPAEQTFATLIGLELRPRRLRDASRLWASLTDARGLEGRDALWEHPDMLPTAGDLDDPDGFVHREHLDFSEIDKMLGEAASGGAAGPDLSKGSGEGTGDAGPAGDDKDGDDKK from the coding sequence GTGAGTGACACCCCATTCGGATTCGGTCTTCCGCCGGAGGAGCCGGAGAACGGCGGCGACGGCAAGAAGACCCCCGGTGGCCAGGGCGGCCAGGGCCCCGCGAATCCGTTCGGGTTCGGCGGGCCCGGCGGCGGGGACAACCCCTTCGCCGCGATGTTCGGGTCCTCGATGAACCCGGGCGACCTGGGCGCCGCCTTCCAGCAGCTGGGCCAGATGCTCTCCTACGAGGGCGGCCCGGTGAACTGGGACATGGCCAAGGACATCGCGCGCCAGACCGTCGCGCAGGGCACCGCCGACGGCACCAAGGACGCCAGCGTCACCGCCGGTGAGCGCTCCGCGGTCGAGGAGGCCGTCCGCCTGGCCGACCTGTGGCTGGACGGCGTGACGTCGCTGCCGTCGGGCTCGGGCACCGCCGTGGCCTGGAGCCGCGCCGAGTGGGTCGAGGCGACCCTCCCGGTGTGGAAGGACCTGGTGGACCCGGTCGCCGAGCGCGTCGGCGCGGCCATGGGCGATGTGCTGCCCGAGGAGATGCAGGCCATGGCGGGCCCGCTGATCGGCATGATGCGGTCCATGGGCGGCGCCATGTTCGGCACCCAGATCGGCCAGGCCGTCGGCGTGCTGGCGGGCGAGGTCGTGGGCTCCACGGACATCGGCCTGCCGCTCGGTCCGGCCGGCAAGGCCGCGCTGCTGCCGGTGAACATCGCGGCCCTCGGCTCGGGCCTCGGTGTCCCGCAGGACGAGGTCCGGCTGTACCTGGCCCTGCGCGAGGCCGCCCACCAGCGGCTCTTCGCCCACGTGCCGTGGCTGCGCTCGCACCTCTTCGGTGCGGTCGAGGGCTACGCCCGGGGCATCAAGGTCGACACCTCCAAGCTGGAGGACGTCGTCGGCCAGCTGGACCCGACGCACCCGGAGCAGCTCCAGGAGGCTCTCCAGCAGGGCATGTTCCAGCCGGAGGACACCCCGGCGCAGAAGGCCGCGCTGGCCCGCCTGGAGACCGCCCTGGCGCTCGTCGAGGGCTGGGTGGACGCGGTCGTGCACGCCGCCGCGGCCCCGCACCTGCCGTCGGCCGACGCGCTGCGCGAGACGCTGCGCCGCCGCCGCGCCTCGGGCGGCCCGGCGGAGCAGACCTTCGCCACCCTGATCGGCCTGGAGCTGCGCCCGCGCCGCCTGCGGGACGCCTCCCGGCTGTGGGCGTCGCTGACGGACGCGCGCGGCCTGGAGGGCCGGGACGCCCTCTGGGAGCACCCGGACATGCTGCCGACCGCCGGTGACCTCGACGACCCGGACGGCTTCGTCCACCGCGAGCACCTGGACTTCTCCGAGATCGACAAGATGCTCGGCGAGGCGGCGAGCGGCGGCGCGGCCGGGCCGGACCTGTCGAAGGGCAGCGGTGAGGGCACCGGCGACGCCGGCCCGGCCGGTGACGACAAGGACGGCGACGACAAGAAGTGA